From the Methylocystis sp. IM3 genome, one window contains:
- a CDS encoding type II toxin-antitoxin system MqsA family antitoxin encodes MATKDEPLPEMMISPETGETLARGVRPFTVAYKGESVVVNLPGYYPTGEGEGVHIGKDMAIVDQALRGLKEKADGVPSPETIRRLRAKLQLSQREAGALFKVGENAFDKYERGLVEPSGPTIQLMALLDRHPDLAAELK; translated from the coding sequence ATGGCCACGAAAGACGAGCCGCTTCCCGAGATGATGATTTCTCCTGAAACCGGAGAGACGCTGGCGCGCGGCGTGCGTCCGTTTACCGTCGCCTATAAGGGCGAGAGCGTCGTCGTCAATCTGCCGGGCTATTATCCGACGGGCGAAGGCGAGGGCGTCCACATCGGCAAGGACATGGCCATCGTCGACCAGGCGCTGCGCGGTCTCAAGGAGAAGGCGGACGGCGTGCCATCGCCAGAAACGATCCGCCGCCTACGCGCCAAGCTTCAGCTATCTCAGCGCGAGGCGGGTGCGCTGTTCAAAGTCGGCGAGAACGCCTTCGACAAATATGAACGGGGCTTGGTCGAGCCGAGCGGCCCTACGATCCAGCTAATGGCGTTACTAGACCGCCATCCGGACCTCGCCGCGGAGTTGAAATAA
- a CDS encoding 3'-5' exonuclease, whose protein sequence is MTALVVFDIEAVPDLEVGRRLLGQLEDAPDADVRRMLGERYARDGQDPTTAFLKTPLYRIVSIAALYAKREEGGGPWTVTQIGSRSMAEKSEAELLLGFVKSLPMDSRGTGPILVTFGGNGFDLPLLRYRAFALGVPVPGLHNGGRRNYWHRFGQDHIDLCDVLSAYGASTKPSLAEMAALANVPVKIGGVDGSQVEAFVAAGRLAEVADYCLTDVVATFCVFLRHEMVRGDLRQAQFEASMDNLRAIIRKHIEQRPLLSVLL, encoded by the coding sequence ATGACCGCGCTGGTTGTCTTCGATATTGAAGCTGTTCCCGATCTTGAGGTCGGCCGGCGTCTGCTCGGCCAGCTGGAAGACGCGCCCGACGCCGACGTCAGGCGCATGCTCGGGGAGCGCTACGCACGCGATGGCCAGGACCCGACAACCGCCTTCTTGAAAACGCCGCTTTATCGGATCGTCTCGATCGCCGCTCTCTATGCCAAGCGCGAAGAGGGCGGGGGCCCTTGGACGGTTACCCAGATCGGCAGCCGATCGATGGCTGAAAAGAGCGAGGCCGAACTGCTGCTCGGCTTTGTTAAAAGCCTCCCGATGGATAGTCGCGGGACGGGCCCCATTCTTGTGACCTTTGGCGGCAATGGATTCGACCTACCGTTGCTGCGCTACCGCGCCTTCGCGCTCGGCGTTCCAGTGCCCGGGCTGCATAATGGCGGCCGTCGGAATTATTGGCATCGTTTCGGTCAGGATCACATCGACCTTTGCGACGTGCTCTCAGCCTATGGCGCTTCGACCAAACCCAGCCTCGCCGAGATGGCGGCGCTCGCAAATGTTCCCGTGAAGATTGGAGGCGTCGATGGCAGTCAGGTCGAGGCTTTCGTTGCGGCCGGTCGTCTCGCCGAAGTAGCGGATTATTGCCTGACCGACGTGGTCGCGACGTTCTGCGTCTTCCTCCGCCATGAAATGGTGCGCGGAGATCTAAGGCAGGCCCAGTTCGAAGCCTCCATGGACAACCTTCGCGCAATTATCCGCAAGCATATCGAACAGAGGCCGCTCTTGTCGGTCTTGCTCTAA
- a CDS encoding DUF1403 family protein yields the protein MHAFEIQPLPRWTRPQSGDPRAAAVCAGAGLALFDALLRGADGGEPVYAGCLRQRLALRAAESCAALCRLREDAAALRDAEHLAGGVETSTAGRLHRLFRLYTSLPARLDAAILRTAGLLGLNEAIDIRALAEVATTAPDPLTAAARGSAAAIKLCSPSTDAQIFAFVVADFALARRLDWARPVPLLAVAMAHPSLRRGVGGRLPRPSDADWPAAVAFAYALAVAEAHALALDLARRAQKLLSVAPVLRAKGARRVVDLLLCDDGVTPAAAAARAGMSDRAARRLFERLVTLGAARELTGRETFRIYGL from the coding sequence ATGCACGCCTTTGAAATACAACCACTTCCGCGCTGGACGCGACCTCAGAGCGGAGATCCTAGGGCGGCGGCCGTTTGCGCCGGCGCCGGCCTGGCGCTGTTCGACGCGTTGCTGCGCGGCGCTGACGGGGGCGAGCCGGTTTATGCCGGTTGCCTGCGCCAGCGGCTGGCGCTGCGCGCCGCCGAGTCCTGCGCGGCGCTTTGCCGGCTGCGCGAGGACGCGGCCGCCCTGCGCGACGCCGAACATCTTGCCGGCGGCGTCGAGACCAGCACTGCTGGGCGACTGCACCGACTCTTCCGGCTTTACACGTCCCTGCCGGCACGACTTGATGCGGCGATCTTGCGCACGGCGGGGCTGCTTGGATTAAATGAGGCGATCGACATCCGCGCCCTCGCGGAAGTGGCGACCACGGCGCCCGATCCGCTCACTGCGGCGGCACGGGGCAGCGCCGCGGCGATAAAGCTCTGCTCGCCCTCCACAGACGCGCAAATTTTCGCCTTCGTCGTCGCCGATTTTGCGTTAGCGCGCCGTCTCGACTGGGCGCGGCCAGTCCCTCTGCTCGCCGTCGCTATGGCCCATCCCTCCCTTAGGCGCGGGGTAGGGGGAAGGCTGCCTAGACCCTCGGACGCGGACTGGCCGGCGGCGGTCGCCTTCGCCTATGCGCTCGCGGTCGCCGAGGCGCATGCGCTCGCCCTCGATCTGGCGCGACGCGCGCAAAAGCTTCTTTCCGTCGCGCCGGTCTTGCGGGCTAAGGGCGCGCGCCGCGTCGTCGATCTGCTGCTTTGCGACGACGGCGTCACACCCGCAGCCGCCGCGGCCCGCGCGGGGATGTCGGATCGCGCCGCGCGGCGGCTGTTCGAACGCCTGGTGACGCTTGGCGCCGCCCGCGAACTCACCGGGCGTGAGACCTTCAGGATCTATGGTCTATGA
- the repB gene encoding plasmid partitioning protein RepB, giving the protein MARKNPFASLMAHDSPEEKSPAVDYALKGASRSLLSSIDELAAKADKLMEGETIVELDPELIEVSFVKDRLDGDDQEFNELVEAIRDRGQDSPILVRPHPAKTGRYMIVFGHRRVRVAKVLGRKVRAVVKDLKDREHVVAQGQENSARANLSFIEKALFALNLSRLRYDEDNATILAALSIDRATLSKMLSVASLPEEILRAIGPAKGVGRDRWYELKLLLEKPGNHDVARKVIEGEGVSCLSSDERFNAIITCLKNAKSASRRTSQKQNWASEDGALSAEMLAEGKRYTVTLKARGPDAKAFGEYLSEHLADLYRAFRQGKSNTERGD; this is encoded by the coding sequence GTGGCTCGTAAAAACCCATTCGCTAGCCTCATGGCTCACGACAGTCCCGAGGAGAAGTCTCCTGCGGTCGATTACGCGTTGAAAGGCGCGTCACGCTCTCTCCTGAGCTCTATTGACGAACTGGCCGCCAAAGCGGACAAGCTCATGGAAGGAGAGACGATTGTCGAACTCGATCCAGAGCTCATCGAGGTTTCCTTCGTAAAGGATCGACTTGATGGCGACGATCAGGAATTCAACGAACTGGTGGAAGCGATCCGCGACCGGGGGCAAGACTCTCCTATTTTAGTGCGCCCACATCCCGCTAAGACGGGCCGCTACATGATAGTATTCGGCCACCGGCGAGTCCGCGTGGCGAAGGTCCTCGGTAGGAAAGTGCGCGCGGTCGTTAAAGACTTGAAGGATCGCGAACACGTTGTTGCACAGGGCCAAGAAAACTCAGCCCGAGCCAATCTTTCTTTCATCGAAAAAGCGCTCTTTGCTTTAAATCTTTCCCGGCTTCGCTACGACGAAGATAACGCGACAATCCTCGCGGCTCTTTCGATTGACCGGGCGACGCTTTCCAAGATGCTCTCCGTGGCGAGTTTGCCAGAGGAAATTCTCCGAGCCATCGGGCCCGCAAAAGGCGTGGGCCGAGATCGTTGGTATGAGCTTAAGCTTTTACTCGAAAAGCCAGGCAATCATGATGTCGCGCGGAAGGTTATCGAGGGAGAGGGCGTATCTTGCCTCTCCAGCGACGAACGATTCAACGCGATCATAACTTGCCTCAAAAACGCGAAGTCGGCGAGCCGTCGTACGAGTCAAAAGCAGAACTGGGCTTCGGAAGACGGAGCGCTGTCCGCTGAAATGTTAGCCGAAGGCAAGCGCTACACCGTAACGCTTAAGGCAAGAGGTCCTGACGCAAAGGCGTTTGGAGAATACCTGTCTGAACACTTGGCCGATTTGTATCGAGCGTTCAGACAGGGGAAATCTAATACCGAGCGTGGAGATTGA
- a CDS encoding DNA topoisomerase — translation MATVIITEKSSQAKDLRAALGARFGQILPAEGHLLRLAEPEEVNAAWKSWSCVVLNPEGLYPTRPATGGSKGPKLKAIAAALKACDDVILATDCDREGQLIGQEILEHLGYRGRVRRALFTAQDPKTLQQAFARLKPNAEMRPLYEAAVARQQADQIFNLSLTRTATKTLVPPGVRGVIGIGRVKTPTLAIVCLRELEIVNFRPEAFFEVVAIATVATGDFLMRHAPSAKMRIKERAQAEAIAKAAAGYQGSLSVSVEEKRQAPPRLFDLPSLQKTCGQRWGWTADKTLAIAQELYDGDGKKLITYPRSEARYLSENQIHDAVATVAALTRLRGFAHLEIAAPVIRRGKSGHFCDKALEGVSHHAIVPNVNVLDDLESRLVRLNDDEKRLFALICRSYLAIIMPDYEYRQTVVTMPVPLPDGGSAEFRAVGRVPLRLGWKAVYQIGEAEPDSEAEQTLPPINDGDAATLSETKVEAKRTQPPPRYSEGTLVDAMQNAWRFVEDPALRDRLKEAKGIGTPATRAEIIKGLKRQNLLIAEGKLVAPSPAGLQLFELLRASAPALVDPGTTALWEMRLDEVVTRKADFRAVIDGIAAAAADLIEALQKRSSATISLENSTQTRRSGRQRYGGKTSNRSETKGRKPARTQRRSTNRRVTTRNGLASVANAEDARAGNRKAPTAKMVAYAQTIARTKKTPLPEGYQQDFDACRRFLDEHAK, via the coding sequence ATGGCGACAGTGATCATTACGGAGAAGTCCAGCCAAGCCAAGGACCTACGGGCCGCCCTGGGCGCGCGCTTCGGGCAAATTCTCCCGGCTGAGGGGCACCTCCTCCGCTTGGCCGAACCCGAGGAGGTTAATGCGGCCTGGAAGAGTTGGTCCTGCGTCGTCCTTAATCCCGAGGGGCTCTATCCGACCCGCCCTGCCACAGGGGGAAGCAAAGGGCCAAAGCTGAAAGCCATCGCCGCGGCGCTCAAGGCCTGCGACGACGTCATTCTGGCCACCGACTGCGACCGTGAGGGCCAGTTGATCGGTCAAGAAATCCTAGAACACCTCGGCTATCGCGGACGGGTGCGGCGGGCCTTGTTCACGGCGCAAGATCCGAAAACGCTGCAGCAAGCCTTCGCTCGGTTGAAGCCGAATGCAGAGATGCGCCCGCTCTACGAAGCTGCGGTGGCTCGCCAGCAGGCGGATCAGATCTTCAATCTTTCGCTCACCCGCACCGCAACGAAGACGTTGGTCCCCCCGGGCGTGCGCGGGGTCATCGGGATCGGTCGAGTGAAGACGCCGACGCTGGCGATTGTCTGCCTGCGTGAACTGGAAATCGTCAATTTCCGGCCTGAAGCCTTTTTCGAGGTTGTCGCCATCGCAACGGTCGCCACCGGCGACTTTTTGATGCGCCACGCGCCTTCCGCGAAAATGCGCATCAAGGAGCGCGCCCAGGCCGAGGCGATCGCGAAGGCTGCGGCAGGGTATCAGGGATCGCTGAGTGTCTCGGTCGAGGAGAAGCGACAAGCGCCGCCCCGTCTATTTGACCTGCCCTCCCTGCAGAAGACATGCGGCCAGCGTTGGGGATGGACAGCAGATAAGACGCTCGCCATCGCGCAGGAGCTGTATGACGGCGACGGCAAGAAATTGATCACCTATCCTCGCTCAGAGGCCCGTTACCTCAGCGAAAACCAGATCCATGACGCGGTGGCGACCGTCGCCGCGCTTACGCGCCTGCGTGGCTTTGCTCACCTGGAAATTGCTGCGCCAGTGATCCGCCGCGGGAAATCGGGCCATTTCTGCGACAAGGCGCTCGAGGGTGTTTCGCATCACGCCATCGTTCCCAATGTCAACGTTCTCGATGATCTGGAAAGCCGGTTAGTCCGCCTGAACGACGACGAAAAGCGCTTGTTCGCTTTGATTTGTCGGTCCTACTTGGCGATCATCATGCCGGACTACGAATATCGGCAGACTGTCGTCACCATGCCGGTTCCTCTGCCCGATGGGGGCTCGGCAGAGTTTCGGGCAGTCGGCCGCGTTCCGCTGCGCCTCGGCTGGAAGGCAGTCTATCAGATCGGCGAGGCGGAGCCGGACTCAGAGGCAGAGCAGACGCTGCCGCCCATCAATGACGGTGACGCCGCGACCCTGTCGGAAACGAAGGTGGAGGCGAAAAGAACCCAGCCTCCGCCTCGCTATAGCGAAGGCACGCTGGTAGACGCGATGCAAAACGCATGGCGCTTTGTCGAAGATCCAGCCTTGCGCGACCGGCTCAAGGAAGCCAAGGGCATCGGGACCCCCGCCACCCGGGCTGAAATCATCAAGGGATTGAAGCGTCAAAACTTGCTGATTGCAGAAGGCAAGCTGGTGGCGCCAAGCCCTGCGGGACTCCAACTGTTCGAGCTTCTGCGCGCTTCGGCGCCTGCGCTCGTCGATCCCGGCACAACGGCATTATGGGAGATGCGTCTCGACGAGGTTGTCACCAGGAAGGCGGATTTCCGCGCGGTGATCGACGGCATTGCCGCCGCCGCGGCGGATCTGATTGAGGCGCTCCAAAAGCGATCGAGCGCAACGATCAGTCTAGAAAATTCCACGCAAACTCGTCGATCCGGGCGGCAGCGTTATGGCGGAAAGACGAGCAATCGGTCCGAGACTAAGGGACGGAAGCCGGCTCGAACACAGCGCCGATCGACAAACCGCCGAGTAACGACACGCAATGGTCTCGCCTCAGTCGCGAACGCTGAGGACGCAAGAGCTGGAAACCGGAAAGCGCCTACCGCCAAAATGGTCGCATACGCGCAGACGATCGCGCGCACTAAGAAGACACCCTTGCCAGAGGGCTATCAGCAGGATTTTGACGCTTGTCGACGCTTTCTTGATGAACATGCGAAATGA
- a CDS encoding type II toxin-antitoxin system MqsR family toxin, producing the protein MEKRRPTYDLEAIKQAIGSVDRLAITTSALRDASALGFDRVAIVETIHSVDRGMFVKSMTTFADHRLWQDVYHVPVRGLLLYVKFQADVLTEFTVVSFKEK; encoded by the coding sequence ATGGAAAAGCGGCGGCCGACCTATGATCTCGAGGCCATCAAGCAGGCGATCGGGTCGGTTGATCGGCTGGCAATCACGACGTCGGCGCTGCGCGACGCTTCCGCATTGGGGTTCGATCGCGTTGCCATCGTCGAGACGATCCATAGCGTCGACCGGGGCATGTTCGTCAAGTCGATGACGACCTTTGCCGACCATCGGCTCTGGCAGGATGTCTATCACGTGCCGGTGCGGGGATTGCTGCTCTATGTGAAATTTCAGGCGGATGTGCTGACCGAGTTCACGGTCGTCTCGTTCAAGGAAAAGTGA
- the repA gene encoding plasmid partitioning protein RepA produces MLLPAFEFDDKILAQGAEISRKLDQLRLEKFPPNAKKTLRYFSMAEVAHYLGVSPNNLKRLHLEKKGPEPKIAAGGRRIYSAEQMIELRQYLDKNGRSDAKKYVPHRKPGEKLQVIAVVNFKGGSGKTTTAAHLGQHLALTGHRTLAIDLDPQASLSALHGFQPEIDRNPSLFDAIRYDDERKPIRNVIAATNFPYLDIIPANLELQEYEYATPLAMQGSAEGKRFFARLGNALADVDELYDIVIVDCPPQLGYLTLTALAAATSVLITVHPQMLDLMSMSQFLLMLGNITKTIKHVGAHVQMDWLRYLITRYEPTDIPQAQMLGFMQSMLAEEILKSPMLKSTAISDAGLTKQTLYEVERANFNRDTYDRAIECMDAVNFEIQGLIHQAWGRL; encoded by the coding sequence ATGTTGCTTCCGGCATTCGAATTCGATGACAAGATACTCGCTCAGGGCGCGGAAATATCCAGGAAGCTTGATCAGCTTCGCCTGGAAAAGTTTCCTCCCAATGCCAAAAAGACTCTTCGATATTTTTCAATGGCCGAGGTTGCGCATTATCTTGGCGTAAGCCCCAACAATCTAAAAAGACTTCACCTCGAAAAAAAAGGTCCAGAGCCCAAGATCGCCGCCGGCGGGCGCCGGATCTATTCAGCTGAACAGATGATCGAGCTGCGGCAATATCTGGACAAGAATGGCCGATCGGATGCCAAAAAATATGTGCCGCATAGGAAACCCGGCGAGAAGCTGCAGGTTATCGCGGTTGTGAATTTCAAAGGCGGATCTGGCAAGACAACGACCGCCGCACATCTTGGCCAGCACCTCGCGTTGACGGGGCATCGGACCCTTGCCATCGACCTCGATCCGCAAGCGTCTCTTTCCGCTCTGCACGGGTTTCAGCCAGAGATAGATCGAAACCCTTCGCTGTTCGACGCCATTCGTTACGACGATGAAAGAAAGCCAATACGGAATGTCATCGCAGCCACTAATTTTCCGTATCTGGACATCATCCCTGCCAACCTTGAGCTGCAGGAATACGAATACGCCACGCCGCTCGCTATGCAAGGTTCAGCGGAAGGGAAGAGATTCTTTGCTCGGCTTGGTAACGCGCTCGCCGATGTCGATGAGCTATACGACATCGTTATCGTAGATTGCCCACCGCAACTCGGATACCTGACCTTGACGGCGCTAGCGGCAGCTACCTCAGTGCTGATCACCGTCCATCCGCAAATGCTGGACCTGATGTCGATGAGCCAGTTCCTGCTCATGCTCGGCAACATCACAAAGACTATTAAGCACGTGGGGGCCCATGTGCAAATGGACTGGCTTAGGTACCTGATCACGCGCTACGAGCCTACAGATATTCCGCAGGCGCAAATGCTTGGGTTCATGCAGTCTATGTTGGCAGAAGAAATTTTGAAAAGTCCGATGCTTAAATCCACTGCAATATCGGACGCGGGCCTCACAAAGCAGACATTGTATGAGGTCGAAAGGGCAAACTTCAATCGCGATACCTATGATCGCGCGATCGAATGCATGGACGCCGTTAATTTCGAGATTCAAGGCCTCATCCATCAAGCATGGGGCCGGCTATAA
- a CDS encoding WGR domain-containing protein: MAETRSHMDAIILHRIDAAKNMRRFYRLDVAPDLFGRWCLAVEWGRIGRSGRLRLIVYESAAEAWEALARQRRVKEQRGYVAI; encoded by the coding sequence ATGGCTGAGACTCGCTCCCACATGGACGCCATCATTCTGCATCGCATAGACGCGGCTAAGAACATGCGCCGTTTCTATCGCCTTGACGTAGCGCCCGACTTATTCGGGCGTTGGTGTCTTGCCGTCGAATGGGGGCGGATCGGCCGCAGCGGACGTCTGCGCCTCATAGTCTATGAGAGCGCGGCCGAAGCTTGGGAAGCTCTTGCGCGGCAGCGGCGCGTCAAGGAGCAACGCGGCTATGTCGCCATATGA
- the repC gene encoding plasmid replication protein RepC: protein MQTQPTTPFGRRTLSLAMVASQAATKEFASRPDASETVVHKWRLFRALTEAKAPLGVTDRALSVLHALLSFHQETALTLPEKDANGSESAAVPGIVVFPSNKELSIRAHGMAPATLRRHIAMLVDAGLIIRRDSPNGKRFARRGQGGEIEDAFGFDLTPLIARATEIENLAEEVHTENRAMALLRERITLARRDIVKMIETGMEEGVPGDWEARHRDYQALASRQARKMTRADLEALAGELAALAAEINSALENHIKSQNKSANESQAERHIQNQNTNISDLEPSLQKGRAEPLGPNGDDVAAGGVRTSEPEKLRGETYARPTPTPRTYPLGMVLQACPDIVDYARGGEISSWRDLATTAATVRSALGVSPDAWAQALDAMGEHDAAIVIAAILQRGEEIRSAGGYLRVLTAKARAGEFSLGPVLMALLRGKAAKGARERKRAG from the coding sequence ATGCAGACACAACCAACGACGCCCTTTGGGCGGCGAACGCTGTCGCTCGCCATGGTGGCAAGCCAGGCGGCGACAAAAGAATTCGCGTCGCGCCCTGACGCGTCAGAAACTGTCGTTCACAAATGGCGGCTATTTCGCGCCTTGACGGAGGCGAAAGCTCCACTGGGTGTCACCGACCGGGCGCTGTCGGTTTTGCACGCACTGCTAAGCTTTCATCAGGAGACGGCGCTGACACTTCCCGAGAAGGATGCAAACGGCTCGGAAAGCGCGGCGGTCCCCGGGATCGTCGTCTTCCCGTCCAATAAGGAGTTGTCGATCCGCGCTCACGGAATGGCGCCGGCGACGCTGCGCCGTCATATCGCCATGTTGGTCGACGCTGGCCTGATAATCCGCCGCGACTCGCCCAACGGCAAACGCTTTGCGCGCAGAGGGCAGGGGGGCGAGATTGAAGACGCCTTCGGCTTCGATCTGACCCCGCTCATCGCGCGCGCAACGGAAATCGAAAATCTCGCCGAAGAAGTGCACACCGAGAACCGCGCGATGGCCTTGCTGCGTGAGAGGATCACCCTGGCGCGGCGCGATATCGTCAAGATGATCGAGACTGGGATGGAAGAGGGCGTTCCCGGCGACTGGGAAGCCCGCCACCGCGATTATCAGGCGCTTGCCAGCCGGCAGGCGCGCAAAATGACACGGGCAGATCTGGAGGCTTTGGCGGGGGAACTCGCCGCCCTTGCAGCTGAAATCAATAGTGCGTTGGAAAACCATATAAAAAGCCAAAATAAGAGCGCCAATGAGTCTCAGGCTGAGCGCCACATACAGAATCAAAACACTAACATTTCTGATCTTGAACCTAGCCTTCAAAAAGGCCGGGCCGAACCGTTGGGGCCAAACGGCGACGATGTGGCAGCGGGTGGGGTAAGGACGTCGGAACCTGAGAAACTGAGAGGCGAAACTTACGCCCGTCCCACGCCAACCCCCAGAACCTATCCACTGGGGATGGTGCTGCAAGCTTGTCCGGATATCGTCGATTACGCCAGGGGCGGTGAGATTTCTTCGTGGAGGGATCTCGCGACGACGGCCGCGACCGTGCGCTCAGCACTGGGCGTCTCGCCTGACGCCTGGGCGCAGGCCTTGGACGCCATGGGGGAGCATGACGCGGCAATCGTTATCGCCGCCATCCTCCAAAGGGGAGAGGAAATCAGATCCGCTGGCGGCTATCTGCGCGTTCTGACCGCCAAGGCGCGGGCAGGGGAGTTTTCACTCGGGCCGGTGTTGATGGCGCTGTTGCGAGGCAAGGCCGCAAAAGGGGCGCGCGAGCGGAAGAGGGCAGGGTGA